TTAGCAACATGCGAAGGTAACATTTTTAAACCAATCGATTTCCCTACGATTCCAGCAGTTAAATCTCGTTGAGTATTAAAAACATCGCTATCTTTGTTAGCATTTTCATTAACAACTGTTTGATCTTTATTAATTAATTTATCAATAGAAAAATTGATATCTGTTGCTTGTGAACGTGCAAAGTCACGCTGAGTACGATAATTAATGTATTCTTTTGCAATAGCATATTCATTAGCTGCAAGAAGCTTATGCTCTACAATATTTTGGATTTCATAAATTTTGATATTAGTTGGAAAACGCTCAATAATTTCTGCTATAATGCGATCAGAAATAGCCTCTAATTTAGCCTCAACAAGTGGCGACATCCGAGTTACTTTCATGCTTGCTTTTAATAAAGCACTATAGATTTTTGTACTATCAAAATTAACAAGGCGACCATCTCGTTTAATCACTTTAATATCAGGTTGAACAGTCACCTTGTCTTCTTCTAAACTTACCATATCAAATCTCCTTACGGAACTATTATATCACGACAACTAAAAAAATCAATATATTGTGTCAAGTTTTTTGCTCGAACACAATATATTGATATTAAATTACTTTTTCTGATAAACAATAAAACTTTTTGTCGTTATCTGTTTATCTACTTTGTAATTAGTAGATAATACTTTTTGAATGATTTTAGGCAGGTTTTTATAGCGATTAACAACGATATAAGCAGCCTTATTTTCTAATAATTCATCTTCTAATATTTTTCGATGACTCTCTTTTTGCGTATTGATGTCAGGAGAACTAAATTGAGAAACAGATTTAGCTTTACTGTCCAAATAAATTTTAGAAGTATCATCCCAAACATAAATAGATTGAGTTTTATTTAGTTTCTGTTCTAAATAACTAGCAATATGATCACGCTCCTGATTAAGAGGAATACTACTAATGAAACAATAAGTAGAACAGATTAGTATTGTCCCTACAATTAAAATTGGCAAATAAAAGTGTCTCTTAAGATAAATCATCATTACTCGACCAACACCATTTTTACCATGACGTCTGCGATGACTACTCTGACCTAATCCTATACCATACTGATAGCCAACAGGAATAGCAGTCAAAATTAATCCAAAAGGTAAAAGAGGTAAAAGATGATAGGGGCGATAGTCTTGTGAAAATATAGCCACAAGTATAGATTCTAGAATGACCATGACAAATAGCCACTTGACGACCCTATCAGAATTGTTTTTAAATCGCCTAATGACATTCTCCATTCCCGTCAAAAGACCAAGCCCCAAAGCGAAGAACAACTGAATAGCCAGTCCAAAAAGCAACGATAAGTTTCCTGATTTAAAAAAAGTAAAAGGATAAATCATCGTTTGTGATAAATAAGGATTTAGCACTTGTAAGTTCAAAATGAAATATCCTGCTGTGTAAAAAACTAAAATCATTCCAAAAATCGAAGCTAGCAGTTGATAAAAACCTCTTGCAAGATGCTTTTGGCTTATATTATAAGAAAAAACTGTCACACAAGCAAAAGACCAAAAGATAAGGGTACTCGGGTCAATTAGCATTGCAAGAGCACCTACAAAGCCAAAAAGAATAAATGCCTCATCTTTCACTAAACAGGCAAAATACTTAGTTAAAAACCAAGCCGATATTAATATAAATGGCATAGCCAGTTGAGTAGGATACAATCCCCCAAAACCAAGACTAACAGATAATAAATAGTAGCTAATTGAAAAAGTTAAAGCCACTTTTTGAAAGCCTGTCATATAATTAATGAGTTTATAAAGATATAAACCAGATAAGTAAAAACAAAACACCTGAACAAAGACTAGCCAAAGTGTCGATCCCAAATAATAACTTAATGCAATGATAACAAAGTAAAAGAGCCCTCCTGTTGTAAAAGCAGCACTATAGGGAAGTTGCCCCTTCGTTAACATCATTCCTATATATAAGTTTTGGGACTGAAGACCATTGGCTGCATCTGTTAAAAAAGGTACTGCAATTGTTAAAGAACTGATAATAATGCTAAAGAAAAGCAGATAGCATTTATGAAGCCGAGGTACTTTAGTTTCATATTGAGTGGTGTGTACTCGTGGGCCATCGTTGGCCAGTTCTATCGTCTCTTTTCGGATGAATTCATCGTTTAACTCGATCACTATTTTTCTCCTTGAAATATCATATTCTCTAACGATTCAATAAAAGCAATATTTCTTCATATCACTAGTCTAACATAGCTATTATCCATTATTTTTTAGTATGAGATAAATAACATGACTTTGTATTGCACATAGCAAAGTGACAGTACATAAACAAAGTAAGTTGAAAAATGATATTATCGTCAAAGAATATTATAAAACAAGTATAACAGAATCTTTTATTTAGTCAATTTCTGATATATTTTCACATACTGTAATAATTCTCTAAATATATGCAAAGGTTTAGCCTTATAATTATTAATAAATTTATCATTTAATTCTTTTATCATTATCACCTCCTGCTTATTTATTCGAAAATAACATTAAAAAAATAGCCCTCACGGCTACTTTTTAACATAGTGTCACTAACAATTTAGTTCTCATCTAGAAAACTATTAAATACCTCTTCAATCATATCCCATTCAGCATCTGAATCCTCAGGAATCGGTTGTAAATCCCCTTCAGTACCATCTTCATTTTCAGTAAATGAATAGGCTTGGATTTCAATTTCACCAGACTCATCTTCTTCAGATCCCGCTGGAACCAAGAGAACATAATTTTTACCAAACTCTTCACGACCATCAATTGTTAATAAAATTTCAAACAAGGTTTCATTTCCTTGTTCATCCACAAGTGTGATAACTTCGTGTTGGTGGTCATTTTCATGATTATGTGTCATTTTTTATCTCCTTAAAAATTCCGATTTAAATAGTTCTGTAAAATGAGTTGTGCAGCTAATTTATCAATGACTTTTTTTCGCTTACCACGACTAATGTCAGCTTGCTCAATAAGCATACGCTTTGCCTCAACAGTCGTCAATCGTTCATCTTGATAATGGACTGGAAGTCCAAAGAGGTGCTCTATGTGGTTTCCATAAGTTATACTTGCATCAACACGTGGACCATTGGTGTTATTCATATTTTTTGGCAATCCAATAACAAACTGTTCAACTTGGTACTGCTTAACAAGCTCTTCTAAACGTGTAAAGCCAAATTCTGCTTTTTCCTCATCAATCTTGATAATTTCAAGTCCTTGGGCTGTAAAGCCAAGAGGATCACTAATAGCTACACCAACCGTTTTCGAGCCAACATCAAGTCCCATTATTCTCATTTAACATCAATTCCATTTCCTTGTAAATAGTAGCGAACAAGTTCTTCTACAATTTCATCACGTTCATATTTACGAATCTGATTTCGAGCATCATTATAACGAGGAACATAAGCTGGGTCCCCACTCAAGACATAACCAACAATTTGATTAATTGGATTATAACCCTTTTCATCAAGTGAATGATAGACTGCTGTTAATGTTTCACTAATTTGTCGTTTGTCGCCATCATCCAACTTAAAGCGGACTGTTTCATCTGTAAATCCCATACTTACACCTTCTTTCTAAAATTAAGTGCTATGCTTTATTATAGCTTATTTCTATTAAATAAACAAGAATTTCAAGCGAAGAAGGTATTTAAAAAAAGCTCTACAAGAGCTTTTAGAGTGCAGCACGTAATCGTGCTTCAGTATTTTCAATATTACGAATAGAGCGAGGTAAAAAAGCACGAATATCGTCTTCTTTGTAGCCTACTTGCAGACGTTTATCATCAATCAAAATGGGACTTTTAAGGATGCGCGGGTTATCTTGAATCAAATCAATAACCTCACTAACACTTAATTCTTCAATATCGCAATCGAGAGCTTTGGCATAACGATTTTTAGATGAAACAATGCTCTCCACTCCATTTTCGGTTTTTGATAAAATTGCTAAAATTTCTTCTTTAGTTAGCGGTTCTTTTCCTAAGTTCTGTTCTTTATAAGCAAGCTTATGGGCATTTAGCCAAGTTTTGGCTTTCTTGCAGCTCGTACAACTTGAAATCGTGTAAATTTTAATCATGTTGCTGACTCACTTTCTATTTCGTGATAGCTTTATTGTAGCACAGTTTCTTATCTATAAATATAGGTCTTTGGACCTATTTTTTTAATTTTAAAGATATTATCTTTGTAAAATAAGGTTTTTCACCTGTATTCCCTTGAATTATTAGTTATTTTAATTTTATATCAGTTAACCTAAGTTCTGCTCTCTCACATCTTTTTAAATGATGGTTTCTATTCACCCACACACCTATGAACAGTAGTCCTACTAACCTTTAAAAATACATTTTAAAAAGCCCTGAAGGGCTCTTTTTAATCTTCAATTTCAATACCATTATCTAAATCTAAAGCAAGATCATCGGTTTCTTCTGATGCTACTGCCATAGCAGATTCTTCTTCGCTTTCTTCAAGCAAACCAAATTTAACACGTACTTTAAGGTCGATTTCATCAAACAATTCTGGGTGATCGGCCAAATAACGCTTAGCATTTTCAGAACCTTGGCCAATCTTCTCACCATTATAAGAGAACCAAGCACCTGCTTTTTGGATAATGTCCAAATCAGAAGCAATTTTCACAAGCTCCCCTGTACGAGAAATACCTTCCCCATACATGATTTCAACTTCTGCTACCTTAAATGGCGGAGCGACCTTGTTTTTAACAACCTTGATTTTGGTCTCCTTACCAATACTGCTATCTTTTTGGTCACCAGTTCCTTTAATTTGAGTTGTTCCACGCACATCCAGCCGAACAGAAGCATAGAATTTCAAAGCTCGACCACCTGGTGTTGTTTCAGGATTTCCAAACATCACACCAACTTTTTCACGCAATTGGTTAATAAAGATAGCGATAGTTTTTGTTTTATTAATAGAAGCTGATAATTTACGCATGGCCTGACTCATCATACGTGCTTGCAATCCGACATGGCTATCGCCAATATCACCATCAATTTCAGCACGTGGCACTAAAGCTGCTACTGAATCGACAACAACCAGATCAACCGCACCAGAATCAATCAATTTACCTGCAATTTCAAGTCCTTGTTCTCCAGAATCTGGTTGAGACAAGAGGAGTTCATCAATATTAACCCCAAGCGCAGCAGCATAAGCTGGATCAAGCGCATGCTCGGCATCGATAAAGGCTGCGATTCCACCTTCTTTTTGAGCTTGTGCTACAGCATGTAAAGCCACAGTCGTTTTACCGGAAGACTCTGGACCATAGATTTCGATGATACGTCCTTTAGGATAACCACCAGCTCCAAGCGCAATATCAAGAGCTAGACTTCCTGAACTCATAACCTGAACTTTTTGCTCTGCACGTTCTCCTAATCGCATCACTGCACCCTTACCAAAATCTTTTTCAATATTTTTCAAAGCATCATCAAGGGCTTTGCGACGTTCGTCACCAAACTTCTTAGTGATTTCTTCATTCTTTTTTAATTTTTTTGCCAATACTTTCTCCTCTTTTTTAACAAACCATCGTCAGCAGGATTAATCTACATAATTGTAAACCATATCCTACTATAGCTACTAAATAACATTATAGCAAATTCTCAAGTTTTAATAAAGTTTTACGGACCATATTAAAAGCATGTAAAGTAGCGATATAGCGCACATCCAAACGACTTCGCCCGCTAATCAAAACCTTTATTGATTCTACCTTATTTTGAGTGGCAAGACCAATGAAAACTGTACCTGCAGGCTGTTCCTCCAACATATCTGGTCCGGCAACACCTGTTAAACTTACCCCAATATCAGCACCAGTCAATAACCTTGCTTGCTCCGCCATCCCCTCGGCCGTATAAGCACTAACAACGCCATGCGATTTCAACTCCTCTAAAGGAAGGCCTAGCATTTTCGCTTTTTCTTCCATGCTATAAGTCACAAAGCCTCCATTGAATACTTGAGAAGCTCCTGGAAAACTCGCCAAAGTTGACTGAAATAATCCCGCGGTTAGACTTTCTGCTGCTGTAATTGTCTTATCATATTTTACTAAGAGCTCAAATGTCTCACGCGCTAAGGAATTATCCTCCCCATAGCCATAAAAGACATCAGCTAAGGGTTGACCTTCAAGAGTTTTTCGGGATAGTAGCTGCGCTTCTAGCTGACCTAACTTTTTATCTGCCAGAGCTTGGTTTTCAGTTTTTGTTGATAAGCGAAGAGTCACTTCGCCAGTCTTAGCATACGGAGCAATGGTTGGATCAGTTTGATTCTCAATAAAATCTGACAAGACTGTTACCAACTGACTTTCCCCAATACCAAAAAAGCGTAGTACCTTTGAATACAATGTACTGTATTGTTTTGACAGAAGTGGTACCAATTCTTCATTTACCATCGGCTTCAATTCACTTGGAGGACCCGGTAAGACAACATAACTAATACCATCGACTGTGATGAACCCACCAACCGCAAGACCAGTTTTATTTGGCAAAGGGATTGACCCTTCAATCACTTGTGCCTGTCGCTCATTATTTGGTGTCCGTGATGAAGGCTTGCGCTTAGCAAAAAAGTCATCTAGTTTCTGACAAGCTTGCTCATCATAAACCAAGTCTTTCCTAAGGTACTTTGCTAAAGTTTGTTTGGTTAAATCATCTTTCGTTGGACCAAGGCCACCACATAAAATTACCAAGTTACTACGCTGACTAGCAGTTGTAATCACTGAAAGTAAACGCTCCTCGTTGTCCCCAACAGCCGTTTGAAAATAGACATCAATAC
The genomic region above belongs to Streptococcus pyogenes and contains:
- a CDS encoding DUF1292 domain-containing protein, which produces MTHNHENDHQHEVITLVDEQGNETLFEILLTIDGREEFGKNYVLLVPAGSEEDESGEIEIQAYSFTENEDGTEGDLQPIPEDSDAEWDMIEEVFNSFLDEN
- a CDS encoding competence/damage-inducible protein A, with amino-acid sequence MKAELIAVGTEILTGQIVNTNAQFLSEKMAELGIDVYFQTAVGDNEERLLSVITTASQRSNLVILCGGLGPTKDDLTKQTLAKYLRKDLVYDEQACQKLDDFFAKRKPSSRTPNNERQAQVIEGSIPLPNKTGLAVGGFITVDGISYVVLPGPPSELKPMVNEELVPLLSKQYSTLYSKVLRFFGIGESQLVTVLSDFIENQTDPTIAPYAKTGEVTLRLSTKTENQALADKKLGQLEAQLLSRKTLEGQPLADVFYGYGEDNSLARETFELLVKYDKTITAAESLTAGLFQSTLASFPGASQVFNGGFVTYSMEEKAKMLGLPLEELKSHGVVSAYTAEGMAEQARLLTGADIGVSLTGVAGPDMLEEQPAGTVFIGLATQNKVESIKVLISGRSRLDVRYIATLHAFNMVRKTLLKLENLL
- a CDS encoding membrane protein encodes the protein MIELNDEFIRKETIELANDGPRVHTTQYETKVPRLHKCYLLFFSIIISSLTIAVPFLTDAANGLQSQNLYIGMMLTKGQLPYSAAFTTGGLFYFVIIALSYYLGSTLWLVFVQVFCFYLSGLYLYKLINYMTGFQKVALTFSISYYLLSVSLGFGGLYPTQLAMPFILISAWFLTKYFACLVKDEAFILFGFVGALAMLIDPSTLIFWSFACVTVFSYNISQKHLARGFYQLLASIFGMILVFYTAGYFILNLQVLNPYLSQTMIYPFTFFKSGNLSLLFGLAIQLFFALGLGLLTGMENVIRRFKNNSDRVVKWLFVMVILESILVAIFSQDYRPYHLLPLLPFGLILTAIPVGYQYGIGLGQSSHRRRHGKNGVGRVMMIYLKRHFYLPILIVGTILICSTYCFISSIPLNQERDHIASYLEQKLNKTQSIYVWDDTSKIYLDSKAKSVSQFSSPDINTQKESHRKILEDELLENKAAYIVVNRYKNLPKIIQKVLSTNYKVDKQITTKSFIVYQKK
- the ruvX gene encoding Holliday junction resolvase RuvX; translation: MRIMGLDVGSKTVGVAISDPLGFTAQGLEIIKIDEEKAEFGFTRLEELVKQYQVEQFVIGLPKNMNNTNGPRVDASITYGNHIEHLFGLPVHYQDERLTTVEAKRMLIEQADISRGKRKKVIDKLAAQLILQNYLNRNF
- the recA gene encoding recombinase RecA, which encodes MAKKLKKNEEITKKFGDERRKALDDALKNIEKDFGKGAVMRLGERAEQKVQVMSSGSLALDIALGAGGYPKGRIIEIYGPESSGKTTVALHAVAQAQKEGGIAAFIDAEHALDPAYAAALGVNIDELLLSQPDSGEQGLEIAGKLIDSGAVDLVVVDSVAALVPRAEIDGDIGDSHVGLQARMMSQAMRKLSASINKTKTIAIFINQLREKVGVMFGNPETTPGGRALKFYASVRLDVRGTTQIKGTGDQKDSSIGKETKIKVVKNKVAPPFKVAEVEIMYGEGISRTGELVKIASDLDIIQKAGAWFSYNGEKIGQGSENAKRYLADHPELFDEIDLKVRVKFGLLEESEEESAMAVASEETDDLALDLDNGIEIED
- the spx gene encoding transcriptional regulator Spx, whose amino-acid sequence is MIKIYTISSCTSCKKAKTWLNAHKLAYKEQNLGKEPLTKEEILAILSKTENGVESIVSSKNRYAKALDCDIEELSVSEVIDLIQDNPRILKSPILIDDKRLQVGYKEDDIRAFLPRSIRNIENTEARLRAAL
- a CDS encoding IreB family regulatory phosphoprotein, which encodes MGFTDETVRFKLDDGDKRQISETLTAVYHSLDEKGYNPINQIVGYVLSGDPAYVPRYNDARNQIRKYERDEIVEELVRYYLQGNGIDVK